In one window of Desulfonatronum thioautotrophicum DNA:
- the dxr gene encoding 1-deoxy-D-xylulose-5-phosphate reductoisomerase: MSSLHACRYISALPLTEPSVPRGLVILGSTGSIGRSALAVISEHPERFLVLGLAGGRNIHLLAEQASTWRPGMLAVLDASLAKELQNLLPTGYVPEIVHGREGYEQLARLPEAKMVLSAQVGAAGLPATLAAAQAGKVIALANKESLVLAGTMIRDACNRYGAMILPVDSEHNAVFQSLHGETSSSLRRIILTASGGPFRDLDGEALAAVTVRQALAHPNWSMGAKISVDSATLMNKGLEVIEACLLFGLDLDQVAVLIHPQSIVHSLVEFADRSLLAHLGPADMQVPIAHCLGYPHRLALSLAPLDLLQAGTLTFREPRTDLFPCLELAREALRNGPSHLVVLNAANEAAVDLFLTEKITFLQIPLLIRGALDGHAGQHVDSLETIMELSSATQGRIRQHAGKLVAS; the protein is encoded by the coding sequence ATGTCATCCCTGCATGCCTGCCGATACATCAGCGCCCTGCCCTTGACCGAGCCTTCCGTTCCACGTGGCCTGGTCATTCTGGGCAGCACCGGCTCCATCGGCCGGAGTGCCCTGGCGGTGATCAGTGAGCATCCGGAACGCTTTTTGGTGCTGGGGCTGGCTGGTGGACGCAACATCCACTTGCTGGCTGAACAGGCATCGACGTGGCGACCAGGGATGCTGGCGGTGCTGGATGCGTCACTGGCCAAGGAACTGCAGAATCTGCTGCCTACCGGCTATGTTCCGGAGATCGTTCACGGTCGGGAGGGGTACGAGCAGTTGGCCCGGTTGCCCGAAGCCAAGATGGTCCTCTCCGCACAGGTGGGCGCTGCCGGGTTGCCGGCCACACTGGCCGCGGCACAGGCTGGAAAAGTCATTGCCCTGGCCAACAAGGAATCGCTGGTTCTGGCCGGCACCATGATCCGCGACGCCTGTAACCGATATGGCGCCATGATCCTGCCGGTGGACTCGGAGCACAACGCGGTGTTCCAATCCTTGCATGGGGAAACCTCCTCCAGCCTACGCCGGATCATCCTCACGGCCTCGGGCGGTCCATTTCGTGATCTGGACGGGGAGGCTTTGGCAGCGGTCACGGTACGGCAAGCCCTTGCCCATCCCAATTGGTCCATGGGCGCAAAGATCAGCGTGGATTCAGCGACGCTGATGAATAAAGGATTGGAGGTCATCGAGGCCTGTCTGCTGTTCGGGCTGGATCTGGACCAGGTGGCCGTTCTGATCCACCCGCAAAGCATTGTGCATTCCCTGGTGGAATTTGCGGACCGCTCCCTGCTGGCCCATCTGGGGCCAGCTGATATGCAGGTACCCATTGCCCACTGTTTGGGATATCCTCACCGCCTGGCTTTGAGCTTGGCCCCTCTGGACCTGCTGCAGGCCGGAACCCTGACCTTTCGGGAGCCGAGGACGGATCTCTTTCCCTGTCTGGAATTGGCCCGCGAGGCCTTGCGAAACGGACCGAGCCATCTGGTGGTGCTGAATGCGGCCAACGAAGCCGCCGTGGATCTGTTTCTGACGGAAAAGATCACGTTTTTACAGATCCCGCTTTTGATCCGCGGCGCCCTGGATGGTCATGCGGGACAACATGTGGACTCTCTGGAGACCATCATGGAGCTGAGCTCGGCCACGCAGGGACGCATTCGCCAACACGCCGGGAAGCTGGTTGCATCCTGA
- a CDS encoding phosphatidate cytidylyltransferase, with product MPLTSHQKRLLTGLLPLPILLWIMVSGGVPLLLLVMILAALGQWELYSMFWKGARSGWKVLGIFGGALFLLVAYLAPLAVPAALAALFGLFGVMFLIRYSANPETASFPEVLLLFLGCCYLPLLLHFALGLTWPELLLVVSAAFLSDTAAYYTGSKLGCRHVWPSISPKKTWEGSAGGLAACVAACLVVGLGWGVASISAFILLGVVLNLAAQVGDFFESAVKRSQAVKDSGTLLPGHGGILDRIDSLLFVLPVYAALSLVFPFF from the coding sequence ATGCCCCTGACCTCGCACCAAAAACGCCTGTTGACTGGGCTGCTGCCGTTACCCATCCTGCTCTGGATAATGGTTTCCGGCGGGGTACCGCTGTTGCTTCTCGTGATGATTCTGGCCGCCCTGGGCCAATGGGAGCTGTATTCCATGTTCTGGAAAGGAGCGCGGTCAGGGTGGAAGGTGCTGGGCATCTTCGGCGGGGCACTTTTTCTTCTGGTGGCATATCTGGCGCCCTTGGCGGTTCCCGCGGCCCTGGCAGCTCTGTTTGGCCTGTTCGGCGTCATGTTTCTGATCCGTTACAGCGCCAACCCGGAAACAGCCTCGTTTCCGGAAGTGCTGCTGCTTTTTCTGGGTTGCTGCTATCTGCCGCTGCTGTTGCACTTCGCCCTGGGATTGACCTGGCCGGAGTTGTTGCTGGTCGTGTCCGCGGCCTTTCTGTCCGACACGGCTGCCTATTACACCGGTTCCAAGTTGGGCTGCCGGCATGTCTGGCCGTCCATTAGTCCCAAAAAAACCTGGGAAGGCAGCGCCGGAGGCCTGGCGGCATGTGTGGCTGCCTGCCTGGTCGTGGGGCTGGGCTGGGGTGTCGCAAGTATATCGGCGTTTATCCTGCTTGGCGTGGTCCTGAATTTGGCCGCCCAAGTGGGAGACTTTTTCGAGTCCGCGGTAAAGCGTTCCCAGGCGGTCAAGGACTCCGGAACCCTTCTGCCTGGCCACGGCGGTATTTTGGACCGCATCGACAGCCTGTTGTTTGTTTTGCCAGTCTATGCGGCTCTCAGCCTTGTTTTTCCGTTCTTTTAG